A single Salvelinus namaycush isolate Seneca unplaced genomic scaffold, SaNama_1.0 Scaffold9, whole genome shotgun sequence DNA region contains:
- the LOC120043356 gene encoding gastrula zinc finger protein XlCGF57.1-like isoform X5, with translation MSKLQSFRMFLNDRLTAAAIEIFGAFEKTVVEYQEENEWLRGLLRITPEIQLSRIDSLQLSVSEEEVPPEQHHCEQEWSPSLGQKDPEPTQIKEEQEEVRTSQEEEQLQGLQPDIMKFIFTPSCVKSERDQVDPLQSLTLPQTQTVENRESHSETVDLKPFGTVTHIKGLYIPCDPPDNQNNASSHSSAVSSDTVGLDSSPPLDPSPPLEKHCSKPSTTSRKTSHFRDCGETFALKADLQRHMTLPKKRLSECRFSNKRYNSTCKLKAQVQLCHGGKPCTCPVCGKTIKYKGDLSRHMSIHTGEKPFSCGDCGKSFSQKGNLNLHKLTHTGEKLFNCGDCGKSFYQKGDLRKHILTHTQEKPFICGVCGKSFYQKGNLTDHKRTHTGEKPFSCGDCGKSFNLKGNLRKHKLTHTGEKPFSCGDCGKSFTQKSNLLTHVKNIHKGGKQDEN, from the exons ATGTCTAAACTACAGTCGTTTCGTATGTTTTTAAATGATCGTTTAACGGCGGCTGCTATTGAGATTTTCGGGGCATTTGAGAAAACGGTAGTGGAGTACCAGGAGGAGAATGAGTGGCTACGGGGACTGCTGCGTATAACACCAGAGATTCAACTATCTCGAATAG actccctgcagctctctgtctctgaagaggaggttccccctgagcagcatcactgtgagcaggagtggagccCCAGTCTGGGACAGAAGGACCCAGAGCCCACACAgattaaagaggaacaggaggaagtcaggaccagtcaggaggaagagcagcttcaaGGTCTGCAGCCTGATATCATGAAGTTCATATTCACTCCTTCCTGTGTGAAAAGTGAACGTGATCAGGTGGACCCACTTCAGTCCTTGACTCTTCCCCAAACCCAGACtgtggagaacagagagagtcACTCTGAAACAGTGGATCTTAAACCTTTTGGCACTGTGACCCACATTAAGGGTCTCTACATTCCCTGTGACCCTCCAGATAATCAAAACAATGCCTCCAGCCACAGTTCAGCTGTAAGCAGCGACACAGTAGGACTTGACAGCAGTCCACCATTGGATCCCAGTCCACCATTGGAGAAACACTGTTCCAAACCCAGCACCACGTCTAGAAAAACTAGCCACTTTCGTGACTGTGGTGAAACGTTTGCTCTGAAAGCTGACCTGCAGAGGCATATGACTCTCCCCAAGAAGAGACTCAGTGAATGCCGCTTCAGCAATAAACGCTACAACTCCACCTGTAAACTAAAGGCCCAAGTCCAACTCTGTCATGGTGGGAAACCCTGCACCTGCCCTGTTTGTGGCAAGACCATCAAATACAAAGGAGATCTGTCCAGGCACATGAgtattcacacaggagagaaaccatttagctgtggtgactgtgggaaaagcttcagtCAGAAGGGAAACCTGAACTTGCACAAACTGACTCACACGGGAGAGAAACTATTTaactgtggtgactgtgggaaaagcttctATCAGAAGGGAGACCTAAGGAAACATATACTGACTCACACACAAGAGAAACCATTTATCTGTGGTGTCTGTGGGAAAAGCTTCTATCAGAAGGGGAACCTTACGGATCATAAacggactcacacaggagagaaaccatttagctgtggtgactgtgggaaaagcttcaatcTGAAGGGGAACCTAAGGAAGCATAaactgactcacacaggagagaaaccatttagctgtggtgactgtgggaaaagcttcacTCAAAAGTCTAACCTGCTGACGCATGTCAAAAACATCCACAAAGGAGGAAAACAGGATGAAAATTAG